The Chryseobacterium geocarposphaerae genome window below encodes:
- a CDS encoding RrF2 family transcriptional regulator: MLSKKSQYAFKALSYLVEKRNDGPVLISEIAEHKKIPLKFLENILLELKKADILDSKKGKGGGYFFRENPENVKLAKIIRLVNGPIAMLPCVSLNFYEKCEDCNEDHCGLHDVLIEVRDASLRILESKTLMDLID, encoded by the coding sequence ATGTTGTCAAAAAAATCTCAATATGCTTTTAAAGCGCTTTCATACCTTGTAGAAAAAAGGAATGATGGCCCTGTACTTATTTCTGAAATTGCAGAACATAAGAAAATTCCCCTGAAGTTTTTAGAAAACATTCTGCTGGAATTGAAAAAAGCGGATATCCTTGATAGTAAAAAAGGAAAAGGAGGGGGATATTTTTTCAGAGAAAATCCTGAAAATGTAAAGCTGGCGAAAATTATACGGCTGGTGAACGGACCTATTGCCATGCTGCCTTGTGTAAGTCTTAATTTTTATGAAAAATGTGAGGACTGTAATGAAGATCACTGCGGTCTGCATGACGTTTTAATCGAAGTGCGGGATGCTTCCTTACGTATTCTGGAAAGTAAAACTTTAATGGATTTGATCGACTGA
- a CDS encoding phosphoadenylyl-sulfate reductase, which produces MISKEDADTLKQLSAEEGLKFISAKFSEGIVFSTSLGQEDQVITDIIFKNQLPIKVFTLDTGRLFYEHYELLSQNNSRYKIKTEVYFPESSDVEKYVNEKGINAFYHSIENRKECCFIRKVKPLNRALENATVWITGLRSEQSENREHMPIIEWDDERKLYKYNPLIHWNYQEVLEYLERNKVQELSLHKKGFISVGCQPCTRAIEPGENPRAGRWWWENSHKECGLHTH; this is translated from the coding sequence ATGATTTCAAAAGAAGATGCAGATACTCTGAAACAGCTTTCAGCAGAAGAGGGATTGAAATTTATCTCAGCAAAATTCTCAGAAGGCATTGTTTTCTCAACTTCACTTGGACAGGAAGACCAGGTGATTACCGATATAATATTTAAAAATCAGTTGCCTATTAAAGTTTTCACACTGGATACAGGAAGACTTTTCTATGAGCATTACGAACTGCTTTCACAGAACAATTCAAGGTATAAAATAAAAACGGAAGTTTATTTTCCGGAAAGTTCCGATGTTGAAAAATACGTGAATGAAAAAGGAATAAATGCTTTCTATCATTCGATTGAAAACAGAAAAGAATGCTGCTTCATAAGAAAAGTAAAACCTCTAAACCGTGCATTGGAAAACGCAACCGTCTGGATTACGGGACTACGTTCCGAACAATCAGAAAACCGTGAACATATGCCGATCATTGAGTGGGATGATGAAAGAAAGTTATACAAATACAATCCTTTGATCCATTGGAACTATCAGGAAGTTCTCGAATATCTTGAGAGAAATAAAGTTCAGGAACTGTCTTTACATAAAAAAGGATTCATCAGCGTTGGTTGTCAACCATGTACAAGAGCCATTGAGCCGGGCGAAAATCCCCGTGCCGGTCGTTGGTGGTGGGAAAATTCCCATAAGGAATGCGGTCTGCATACCCATTAA
- the cysD gene encoding sulfate adenylyltransferase subunit CysD, with protein sequence MNTHTLDYLEQLEAESIYIMREVAAQFEKPALLFSGGKDSITLVHLAKKAFAPMKIPFPLVHIDTGHNFPEALQFRDYLAEHIGAELIVRKVEDTIKAKKLTEPKGKFASRNWLQTHTLLDTIEEFQFDACIGGARRDEEKARAKERFFSVRDEFGQWDPKLQRPELWNIYNGRINKGENVRVFPISNWTELDVWNYIRKENIQLPSIYFAHDREVIEYDGQLIAASDFIQIDENDEVITKKVRYRTVGDMTCTAAVESDAETLESVINEIIASKISERGETRIDDKVTEAAMEDRKKGGYF encoded by the coding sequence ATGAATACACATACATTAGATTATCTGGAACAGCTGGAGGCTGAAAGTATTTATATTATGAGAGAAGTAGCGGCACAGTTTGAAAAGCCGGCTTTACTTTTCAGCGGTGGAAAAGATTCCATTACATTGGTGCATTTGGCAAAAAAAGCTTTTGCTCCGATGAAAATTCCGTTTCCGTTGGTACATATCGATACGGGACATAATTTTCCTGAAGCTCTTCAATTCAGAGATTATCTGGCAGAACATATAGGTGCTGAATTGATAGTAAGAAAAGTAGAAGATACCATTAAAGCTAAAAAATTAACCGAACCTAAAGGGAAATTTGCTTCCAGAAACTGGCTGCAAACCCATACTTTATTAGATACTATTGAAGAATTTCAGTTTGATGCTTGCATTGGCGGAGCAAGAAGAGATGAAGAGAAAGCCAGGGCTAAAGAACGCTTTTTTTCGGTTCGAGATGAGTTTGGACAATGGGATCCGAAATTACAGCGTCCGGAACTGTGGAATATTTACAACGGAAGGATCAATAAAGGAGAAAATGTAAGGGTTTTTCCGATCTCAAACTGGACGGAACTTGATGTATGGAATTATATCAGAAAAGAAAATATCCAGCTTCCTTCCATTTATTTTGCCCATGACAGGGAAGTGATCGAATATGATGGTCAATTAATTGCCGCCTCAGATTTTATTCAAATTGATGAAAATGATGAAGTGATCACTAAAAAAGTACGTTACAGAACTGTAGGCGATATGACCTGTACAGCAGCGGTTGAAAGTGATGCTGAAACTTTAGAAAGTGTAATCAATGAAATTATAGCTTCCAAAATTTCCGAACGCGGTGAAACAAGAATTGATGATAAAGTGACGGAAGCAGCTATGGAAGACAGAAAGAAAGGAGGATATTTTTAA
- a CDS encoding sulfate adenylyltransferase subunit 1 yields MDILRFITAGSVDDGKSTLIGRLLYDSKNILIDQLEALEKQSKNKNENGIDLAILTDGLRAEREQGITIDVAYRYFSTPKRKFIIADAPGHIQYTRNMITGASNSQLIVILIDARQGVIEQTRRHSIIASLLKIKNVVVAINKMDLVDYAEDVFNNIKAQYHLVAQKLGLENVQYFPISAFYGDNIVEKSEKTPWYTGSTLLDFLETVEVKNSENTVNSRFQVQYVIRPQTEELHDYRGYSGEVISGTYKKGDKITVLPQNIETVISKIETGGKEVDAVFTNQPVVLHIEDDIDISRGDFLVKTEQLPKVENEVEAIVCWLDKKELNEGNKYFIQHKSKVLKTIVKEVEYKIDVNTLENTPVYSGIKLNEVVKVKLKTSSPLVFDSFSENNNTGSAILIDETSNSTVGAVMIL; encoded by the coding sequence ATGGATATACTAAGATTTATAACTGCCGGAAGTGTAGACGACGGGAAAAGTACCCTTATCGGGAGACTTCTCTATGACAGCAAAAATATTTTGATTGATCAGCTTGAAGCATTGGAAAAGCAGTCAAAAAACAAAAATGAAAACGGGATAGATCTGGCGATTCTTACCGACGGATTAAGAGCGGAACGGGAACAGGGAATTACCATAGATGTAGCCTACAGATATTTCTCTACACCAAAGAGAAAATTCATTATTGCAGATGCTCCGGGACATATTCAGTATACCCGGAATATGATTACGGGAGCTTCCAATTCTCAGCTGATTGTGATTTTAATTGATGCAAGACAGGGCGTTATTGAGCAAACAAGAAGACATTCCATCATTGCTTCTCTATTAAAAATTAAAAATGTAGTCGTGGCCATCAATAAAATGGATCTGGTAGATTATGCGGAGGATGTTTTTAATAACATAAAAGCTCAGTATCATTTGGTTGCACAAAAATTAGGATTGGAAAACGTACAATATTTCCCGATTTCTGCATTTTACGGAGACAACATTGTTGAAAAATCTGAGAAAACTCCTTGGTATACGGGATCTACTTTACTTGATTTTCTTGAAACGGTAGAAGTAAAAAACTCTGAAAATACCGTTAACAGCAGATTTCAGGTGCAATATGTAATTCGTCCCCAGACTGAAGAACTCCATGATTACAGAGGGTATTCCGGAGAAGTGATTTCAGGAACGTATAAAAAAGGAGATAAAATAACCGTCCTGCCACAGAATATCGAAACGGTTATTTCAAAAATTGAAACTGGAGGGAAGGAAGTAGACGCGGTATTTACCAATCAACCTGTTGTTTTGCATATTGAAGATGATATTGATATCAGCAGAGGTGACTTTTTAGTGAAAACGGAGCAGCTTCCGAAAGTAGAAAATGAGGTAGAAGCTATTGTATGCTGGCTTGATAAAAAGGAATTAAACGAGGGCAACAAATATTTTATTCAGCATAAAAGTAAAGTACTAAAAACGATCGTAAAAGAAGTTGAATATAAAATTGATGTCAATACACTGGAGAATACACCTGTTTATTCAGGAATTAAGCTGAATGAAGTCGTTAAAGTAAAACTGAAAACTTCTTCTCCGCTGGTTTTTGATAGCTTTAGTGAAAATAATAATACAGGAAGTGCTATTCTGATTGATGAAACGAGCAATTCTACAGTGGGAGCAGTAATGATTTTATAA
- a CDS encoding sulfite exporter TauE/SafE family protein — protein sequence MVISRKVQLRLNVFFVTAAIVLIVILSMYELGYLDELLTVLAEDNYIFYWMMLIGFLAEIVAGSMGMGYGVICTTTLLFLNIPPHIVSASIHSAESFTTAAGSISHVKLKNVSKSLVKKLAIPAVIGAIIGALCLTYLGEYYAKITKTLIAFYTLYLGFQILSNAFKKKQSKALKRKTNLTRLGLIGGFIDSFAGGGWGPLVTGTLIKNSFTPRFAVGSSTVAKFILTLTAAVTFFFTLGIQHWSIIAGLLLGGIVTAPFSAMLTAKLPVKSMFVVIGLLVIIMSSITIYKSVF from the coding sequence ATGGTGATTTCAAGAAAAGTTCAGCTCAGGCTTAATGTATTTTTTGTAACGGCTGCAATAGTGTTGATCGTGATTCTTTCAATGTATGAACTGGGATATTTGGATGAGCTTCTCACTGTTTTGGCAGAAGACAATTATATTTTTTACTGGATGATGCTTATTGGCTTTTTAGCCGAAATTGTAGCGGGATCCATGGGAATGGGATATGGTGTGATATGTACAACAACATTACTCTTTCTGAATATTCCGCCACATATTGTAAGTGCAAGTATTCATTCAGCGGAAAGTTTTACGACTGCGGCCGGAAGTATAAGTCATGTCAAATTAAAGAATGTAAGTAAAAGCCTGGTGAAAAAGCTGGCGATTCCGGCTGTGATCGGAGCGATTATCGGAGCACTTTGCCTGACGTACCTTGGTGAATATTACGCTAAAATTACCAAAACCCTCATTGCATTTTATACTTTATATCTGGGATTCCAGATTTTATCTAATGCTTTCAAGAAAAAACAAAGCAAAGCGCTGAAAAGAAAAACCAATCTTACCCGGCTTGGTTTAATTGGTGGCTTCATCGATTCTTTTGCTGGAGGAGGATGGGGACCTTTAGTAACCGGAACTTTAATCAAAAATTCCTTTACTCCTAGATTTGCCGTAGGAAGCTCTACGGTAGCAAAATTTATTTTAACATTAACTGCGGCAGTCACCTTCTTTTTTACGTTGGGTATCCAACACTGGAGCATCATTGCGGGACTTTTGCTCGGAGGAATTGTAACGGCTCCTTTTTCTGCCATGCTTACCGCAAAACTTCCTGTGAAAAGTATGTTTGTAGTAATCGGATTGCTGGTTATCATTATGAGTTCAATAACGATCTATAAATCTGTTTTTTAA
- a CDS encoding putative quinol monooxygenase gives MNLHIVALFRFNENYLMEAVELFQTLVKETRKEEGCLQYDLIEDKDNKGTFFLVELWESVEHHNRHNGQDHLLDFRRDSSKMLESSTQVYKGFKIL, from the coding sequence ATGAACTTACATATCGTTGCGCTTTTCAGGTTTAATGAAAACTATCTGATGGAAGCGGTTGAATTGTTTCAGACCTTAGTGAAAGAAACAAGAAAAGAAGAAGGATGCCTTCAATATGATCTTATTGAGGATAAAGACAACAAAGGCACTTTCTTCCTGGTTGAATTATGGGAAAGCGTAGAACATCATAACCGTCACAACGGACAGGACCACCTGCTGGATTTCCGAAGAGATTCTTCAAAAATGTTGGAAAGCTCTACACAGGTTTATAAAGGATTTAAGATTCTATAA
- a CDS encoding T9SS-dependent choice-of-anchor J family protein — MKLKLLLGALAFTAINVHAQVATINENFDNFTSGNTTFPQNGWSVQLATNPLPYPPAPMMIVTADTNKAVQSYAGNNGTAPSYLITPQIVAPTGDKTLTFSSGLVSTSPGTSTIQIGLASNPADMTTFTAVGNPISISSVTAQNYTVNIPSSSSSYIVFKITPTAAHTATLIDNVVYDTPAVGTINENFNAFTSGTSAIPQMGWNKVIATVPYNVYIATNNGSSAIQFYAANTAGTTSYLIAPKIVAPDGSKKLRYTTGVSTSANGNSTLEVGLVSNPTDMSTFTSLGAPITITTSNTTPQTFTLDVPASAKQYIAWKFTGAANHSAVYVDDVIYDVMSVLGTSETKSNNNSSNFAINTDNELQFVGKSDVKSIKVYSASGNLVVQGAVNNNRFNISNLATGVYIFVSEDNKGGVTQSKFIKK, encoded by the coding sequence ATGAAATTAAAACTACTATTAGGAGCTTTAGCTTTTACTGCTATTAACGTTCATGCTCAAGTAGCAACAATTAATGAAAACTTTGATAACTTTACTAGCGGCAACACTACCTTTCCACAAAATGGATGGTCCGTTCAATTGGCAACCAATCCGCTTCCTTATCCTCCTGCACCCATGATGATTGTGACTGCAGATACCAACAAAGCGGTTCAGTCTTATGCAGGTAATAACGGAACTGCTCCATCTTATCTGATAACGCCTCAAATCGTAGCTCCAACGGGAGATAAAACATTAACTTTTTCCTCAGGATTGGTAAGTACTTCCCCAGGAACTTCAACAATTCAAATTGGACTGGCATCCAATCCTGCTGACATGACAACATTTACTGCAGTTGGAAATCCAATTTCAATTTCTAGTGTAACTGCTCAGAATTATACGGTAAATATTCCTTCGTCTTCATCTTCATATATTGTTTTTAAAATTACTCCTACGGCTGCACATACCGCAACATTGATTGACAATGTAGTATATGATACTCCTGCAGTAGGAACCATCAACGAAAATTTTAATGCATTTACTTCAGGAACTTCTGCAATTCCTCAAATGGGCTGGAATAAAGTAATTGCAACCGTACCATATAATGTATACATCGCAACAAATAACGGAAGTAGTGCTATTCAGTTTTATGCAGCCAATACAGCAGGTACAACTTCATATCTTATCGCTCCCAAAATCGTAGCGCCGGATGGGAGTAAAAAATTACGATATACAACTGGTGTATCTACAAGTGCCAATGGAAATTCTACTCTTGAAGTTGGCTTAGTTTCTAACCCTACAGATATGTCTACTTTCACTTCATTAGGAGCTCCGATCACCATAACAACTTCAAATACAACCCCACAAACATTTACCTTGGACGTTCCTGCTTCTGCTAAACAGTATATTGCATGGAAATTTACAGGAGCAGCAAATCATTCTGCGGTATATGTAGATGATGTTATCTATGATGTAATGTCTGTTTTGGGAACATCCGAAACAAAATCAAACAATAATAGTTCAAATTTTGCTATCAATACAGATAATGAATTACAATTTGTAGGAAAATCAGACGTAAAATCTATCAAAGTTTACTCTGCATCAGGGAATCTTGTCGTTCAAGGAGCTGTTAACAACAACAGATTTAATATTTCTAATTTAGCAACAGGCGTTTATATCTTTGTTTCAGAAGATAATAAAGGAGGTGTTACTCAATCGAAATTTATTAAAAAATAA
- a CDS encoding TonB-dependent receptor plug domain-containing protein — MEKKILSIVSLSALVWVHAQEKDSLHQKKIEEVVITGQYTQQSINKSIYKVEVINAEQIKNMAVTTAAEVLNQNLNIQIVPDSGDGNSSVSIMGLGGAYTKILIDNIPVVNDRGSGNQTDLSKINVNNIERIEVVKGAMGVEYGNNAVTGVINIITKKNYTKKVTANLSLQEETVGKDYDWFKKGNGRHVQNLNLGYRINDNWTVTADINHNDFQGYKGKYNGYKYFTESNDGLRGYEWLPKDLLTTNAAIRYAKNNTTLFYKINYLKEDINYRNQVVQDFPLGGGERTYIANDKDYFTNRWIHQFNIQTKLGRINYMGDFSYQTQKRESQDYRYDVPNRTEISRASKNTYYDSKVLYSRGMFSNFLNSEKFNFQLGYELDRTSGFATGSTVAYNPQEINNVNRAIFSYANFISAEWKVTDDLSLRPGYRLALSDRFDSQMNYSLTARYSTSEKSDLRAVFGSSNRFPTYEELYTYVVDANHDIRGNENLKPETGYSLGLFWDYKLANANAWKFDVSLSGMYLDVQDRIENVVVSNSPLKYTYLNINKYNSLLFGGGFTAKRNNFSLNAGVSVMGISQELISGNVTSPDDYNFYAEANLAVNYTLPKTNTLFALYYKYTGTSKQFTLEENGNIAAEPVYILGEVGSFNMLNFTISQPFFNNHFEVAAGIKNIFNVGTIRNTVIQGNAHTAAAGDQNLFYGRSYFARLNYNF, encoded by the coding sequence ATGGAGAAGAAAATACTTTCAATAGTATCATTATCCGCATTGGTTTGGGTACATGCGCAGGAAAAAGATTCTTTACATCAGAAAAAAATTGAAGAGGTTGTCATTACCGGACAATATACTCAGCAATCAATTAATAAATCGATTTATAAAGTTGAGGTAATTAATGCAGAGCAGATCAAAAATATGGCTGTTACTACGGCTGCTGAAGTTTTAAATCAGAATCTTAATATTCAAATTGTACCTGATTCTGGAGATGGCAACTCCAGTGTGAGTATTATGGGGCTTGGTGGAGCTTATACCAAAATCCTTATAGATAATATTCCTGTTGTGAATGACCGAGGAAGCGGGAATCAGACAGATCTTAGCAAGATTAATGTCAATAATATTGAACGTATTGAGGTTGTAAAGGGAGCAATGGGGGTTGAATACGGGAATAATGCTGTGACTGGGGTAATTAATATTATTACCAAAAAGAATTATACTAAAAAGGTAACAGCCAATCTTTCTCTTCAGGAAGAAACGGTAGGTAAAGACTATGATTGGTTCAAAAAAGGAAACGGAAGACATGTTCAAAATTTAAATCTGGGGTATAGAATTAATGATAACTGGACTGTAACTGCGGATATTAATCATAATGATTTTCAGGGGTATAAAGGGAAGTATAACGGGTATAAATATTTTACCGAATCAAATGACGGTTTGAGAGGTTACGAATGGCTTCCGAAAGATCTGCTTACAACGAATGCAGCAATAAGATATGCTAAAAACAATACAACTTTGTTTTATAAAATTAATTATTTGAAAGAAGATATTAATTACCGTAATCAAGTTGTACAGGATTTTCCTTTAGGAGGTGGTGAGAGAACTTATATTGCCAACGATAAAGATTATTTTACGAATAGATGGATTCATCAATTTAATATTCAGACAAAATTGGGAAGAATCAACTACATGGGAGATTTTTCTTATCAGACACAAAAAAGAGAAAGTCAGGATTATAGATATGATGTTCCCAATAGAACTGAAATTTCAAGAGCCTCTAAAAATACGTATTACGATTCTAAGGTTTTGTATTCGAGAGGGATGTTTAGTAATTTCTTAAACAGCGAAAAGTTCAATTTTCAATTAGGGTACGAGCTAGACAGAACAAGTGGTTTTGCAACAGGTTCTACGGTTGCTTATAATCCTCAGGAAATCAACAATGTTAATAGAGCCATTTTCAGTTATGCCAATTTTATTTCGGCAGAATGGAAGGTTACGGATGATCTGTCATTAAGACCGGGGTATCGTCTTGCTTTAAGTGACAGATTTGATTCTCAAATGAATTATTCCCTAACAGCAAGGTACAGTACTTCTGAAAAATCAGATTTACGTGCTGTTTTTGGTTCATCCAATAGATTTCCTACTTATGAAGAGTTGTACACGTATGTGGTAGATGCTAATCATGATATCAGAGGAAATGAAAATCTAAAACCTGAAACAGGGTATTCATTAGGTTTATTCTGGGATTACAAACTGGCCAATGCTAATGCTTGGAAATTTGATGTAAGTCTTTCAGGAATGTATCTTGATGTACAGGACAGGATAGAGAATGTAGTTGTCAGCAACAGTCCTTTAAAATACACCTATTTAAATATCAATAAATATAACTCTTTATTATTTGGGGGAGGTTTTACAGCAAAACGAAATAATTTTTCTTTAAATGCCGGGGTTTCTGTGATGGGGATTTCTCAGGAGCTTATTTCGGGTAATGTGACCTCGCCGGATGATTATAACTTCTATGCTGAAGCTAATTTAGCAGTAAACTATACACTTCCTAAAACCAATACCTTATTTGCGTTATATTATAAATATACTGGGACAAGTAAACAGTTTACATTAGAAGAAAACGGAAATATAGCGGCAGAACCGGTTTATATTCTTGGTGAAGTAGGAAGTTTCAATATGTTAAACTTCACAATTTCTCAGCCTTTCTTTAACAATCATTTTGAAGTAGCTGCAGGTATTAAAAACATTTTTAATGTTGGAACAATTAGAAATACTGTAATTCAGGGGAATGCACATACCGCTGCTGCAGGAGATCAAAACCTTTTCTATGGTAGAAGCTATTTTGCCAGACTTAATTATAATTTTTAA
- a CDS encoding HmuY family protein codes for MKKILMGLLLGTALISQSCISDNEDPIEVSPIDGALVNVSVGGATQPNQVWFDLSENKRVLTKRTDWDLAFYSGNEFKVIMNSSIQMAAAKIPNATNIDAVTAASVASLQTEVQVANFNPSNEIYIDDVKGNFPSGYTAIGEVKALDTDNGIYLLNMGKDIYQGNVAVGSVTYSGDARGWMKIQVTRSGEGYKIKYAALDDTSHKEITVTKNTSYNYNFVSLKNNKEVFIQPQKKKWDLCFTVFTNTITGAGSYVYADFINNNNVGGVGAYEVKVTAPETGVNAYNNFKASDIDPTKFVYNDHRVIGSNWRGTASALEVYGDRFYVIKDSDGYYFKLRFTRLTKANTDDQGVAGERGFPSFEYKPL; via the coding sequence ATGAAAAAAATATTAATGGGATTATTGTTGGGGACAGCTTTGATTTCTCAGTCATGTATCAGCGATAATGAAGATCCAATTGAAGTTTCACCCATAGATGGGGCTTTAGTAAATGTGAGTGTAGGTGGGGCAACACAACCTAATCAGGTTTGGTTTGACCTTAGTGAAAATAAAAGAGTCTTGACTAAAAGAACGGACTGGGATCTTGCTTTCTATTCAGGAAATGAATTTAAAGTTATAATGAACTCTTCTATCCAGATGGCTGCAGCTAAAATTCCGAATGCTACTAATATTGATGCGGTTACTGCGGCAAGTGTGGCTTCTCTGCAAACAGAAGTTCAGGTGGCTAATTTTAATCCTTCCAATGAAATTTATATTGATGATGTGAAAGGAAACTTCCCTTCAGGATATACAGCAATAGGAGAAGTAAAAGCTTTGGATACGGATAATGGAATTTACCTTCTCAATATGGGTAAAGATATCTATCAGGGGAATGTAGCTGTAGGATCTGTCACGTATAGTGGGGATGCAAGAGGCTGGATGAAAATTCAGGTTACGAGATCAGGAGAAGGGTATAAAATAAAGTATGCGGCACTTGATGATACTTCGCACAAGGAAATTACCGTTACAAAAAATACTTCTTACAATTATAATTTTGTAAGCCTCAAAAATAATAAAGAAGTTTTTATTCAGCCTCAGAAAAAGAAATGGGATCTGTGTTTCACAGTATTTACAAACACGATTACAGGAGCGGGAAGCTATGTTTATGCAGATTTTATCAACAATAATAATGTAGGTGGAGTAGGTGCTTATGAAGTAAAAGTAACGGCTCCTGAAACTGGAGTTAATGCTTACAATAATTTTAAAGCTTCAGATATTGACCCGACTAAATTTGTTTACAATGACCATAGAGTAATCGGATCTAACTGGAGAGGAACAGCTAGTGCTCTGGAAGTGTATGGTGATCGTTTTTATGTAATTAAAGATTCAGACGGATATTACTTTAAGTTACGATTTACCAGACTTACCAAAGCAAATACAGACGATCAGGGAGTTGCAGGTGAGAGAGGTTTTCCTTCTTTCGAATATAAGCCTTTATAA
- a CDS encoding heme/hemin ABC transporter substrate-binding protein — MKKFILAASVLVAVYSCKKETQKPTENTTEVSSETPKSNNKIVTLNGGITEIVAALGHEKEIVGTDVTSTYPESLKATAKDLGHMRSMTIEPIMAVSPTLILASDKDINPELMGKIKSSGIKTEVFKQEFTVDGTKKLIAEVAKAIGNTDYQKLNDKIDADLKQVQPIAKKPKVLFIYARGNMLMVSGKNTPMAALIDLAGGENAVNDFEDFKPLTPEAVVKANPDVLFFFTSGLQGAGGNEGALKMPGVSQTNAGKNKKIIAMDGGLVSSFGPRLGEAAVGLNKLLIENTK, encoded by the coding sequence ATGAAAAAATTCATTTTGGCAGCATCTGTTCTTGTTGCAGTATATTCTTGTAAAAAAGAAACCCAGAAGCCAACTGAAAATACGACAGAAGTTTCATCGGAGACACCAAAATCAAATAATAAAATTGTAACGCTCAACGGTGGAATTACAGAAATTGTAGCTGCTTTAGGTCATGAAAAAGAAATTGTAGGAACAGACGTTACGAGTACCTATCCGGAATCTTTGAAAGCTACGGCTAAAGATTTAGGTCACATGAGATCAATGACGATTGAGCCGATCATGGCGGTTTCCCCGACATTGATTTTAGCTTCTGATAAAGATATCAACCCTGAATTAATGGGAAAAATTAAGTCTTCAGGAATCAAAACTGAGGTGTTCAAGCAAGAATTTACAGTTGACGGAACTAAAAAATTAATTGCTGAGGTTGCAAAAGCTATTGGAAACACAGACTATCAGAAGCTTAATGATAAAATAGATGCTGATTTAAAACAGGTTCAGCCTATCGCTAAAAAGCCGAAAGTTTTATTCATCTATGCAAGAGGAAATATGCTGATGGTTTCAGGTAAAAATACACCCATGGCTGCATTGATTGATCTTGCAGGTGGTGAAAATGCCGTGAATGACTTTGAAGATTTCAAACCACTAACTCCGGAAGCAGTGGTAAAAGCAAATCCTGATGTATTATTCTTCTTTACAAGCGGATTACAGGGAGCAGGAGGAAATGAAGGCGCTCTTAAAATGCCGGGTGTGTCTCAGACCAATGCAGGAAAAAATAAAAAGATTATTGCAATGGACGGTGGCTTGGTTTCAAGCTTTGGACCGAGATTAGGGGAAGCTGCTGTAGGATTAAACAAACTTTTAATTGAAAACACAAAGTAA